A single region of the Acidobacteriota bacterium genome encodes:
- a CDS encoding arylsulfatase, with protein sequence MHRIRSTLVILPLLLAVTAATAADRPNVIFILADDLGYGDLGSYGQQVIRTPSLDRMAAEGIRFTHFYAGATVCAPSRSVLMTGQHTGHTHVRGNARGTAQSLREEDATVAEVLQSAGYATGLFGKWGLGEVGMEGHPLSQGFDEFFGYLNQVHAHNYYPEFLWRGLEKVPLRNKVERTPRPYGGFEGGWATERGEYSHDLIMREGLAWVEEQKDAPFFLYLALTIPHANNEATRAVGDGAEVPEYGVYEAEDWPDPDKGQAAMITGMDRDVGTLLRRLRELGIAEKTLVMFSSDNGPHNESNHDLLRFNPSGNLRGIKRDLYDGGIRVPFLAWWPGTIQPGQVSEHIGYFGDLMATVAELVDVEPPSEVDSISFVPTLRGRAGEQRAHDYLYWEFYEAGSSQAVRMGQWKGVRKPMLTGRLELYDVLRDEGERYDVARNHPEVVREIEGIMEEAHVPHPNWTPPGR encoded by the coding sequence GTGCACCGAATCAGATCGACTCTCGTCATCCTGCCGCTCTTGTTAGCGGTGACGGCGGCCACGGCCGCGGATCGTCCGAACGTCATCTTCATCCTCGCCGACGACCTGGGATACGGAGACCTCGGCTCGTATGGACAGCAGGTGATTCGGACGCCCAGCCTGGACCGCATGGCCGCCGAAGGGATCCGTTTCACGCACTTCTACGCGGGAGCGACCGTGTGCGCGCCGTCCCGCAGCGTCCTGATGACCGGCCAGCACACGGGCCATACCCATGTCCGCGGCAACGCGAGGGGAACCGCCCAGTCGCTGCGCGAAGAGGACGCCACCGTTGCGGAGGTGCTCCAGTCCGCCGGCTACGCGACCGGCCTGTTCGGCAAATGGGGCCTCGGCGAAGTCGGCATGGAGGGCCATCCGCTCAGTCAGGGCTTCGACGAGTTCTTCGGCTACCTCAACCAGGTGCACGCCCACAACTACTACCCTGAGTTCCTCTGGCGGGGTCTGGAGAAGGTGCCGCTTCGGAACAAAGTCGAGAGGACGCCGCGTCCGTATGGCGGTTTTGAGGGCGGCTGGGCGACGGAGCGCGGCGAGTACTCCCACGACCTGATCATGCGCGAGGGGCTGGCATGGGTGGAGGAACAGAAGGATGCACCCTTCTTCCTCTACCTCGCCCTGACGATTCCACACGCCAACAACGAAGCCACGCGGGCCGTCGGCGACGGGGCGGAGGTGCCGGAGTACGGCGTCTACGAGGCAGAGGACTGGCCTGACCCCGACAAGGGCCAGGCGGCCATGATCACCGGCATGGACCGGGATGTGGGCACGCTGCTCAGGCGGCTCCGGGAGCTGGGGATCGCCGAGAAGACGCTCGTCATGTTCTCGTCGGACAACGGACCGCACAACGAGTCGAACCACGACCTGCTCCGGTTCAACCCGTCCGGCAACCTGCGGGGCATCAAGCGGGACCTCTACGACGGCGGCATCCGTGTGCCTTTCCTGGCCTGGTGGCCGGGGACGATTCAGCCGGGCCAGGTTTCTGAGCACATCGGTTACTTCGGCGATCTGATGGCCACGGTCGCTGAACTCGTGGACGTCGAGCCGCCGTCAGAGGTCGACTCGATCAGCTTCGTGCCGACGTTGCGGGGACGCGCCGGCGAGCAGCGGGCACACGACTACCTGTACTGGGAGTTCTATGAAGCCGGATCGTCCCAAGCGGTTCGGATGGGGCAGTGGAAGGGCGTCCGCAAGCCGATGCTGACCGGCCGCCTCGAGCTCTACGACGTCCTGCGGGACGAGGGCGAACGGTACGACGTGGCGCGGAACCACCCGGAGGTGGTTAGGGAGATCGAGGGGATCATGGAAGAGGCCCACGTGCCTCATCCGAACTGGACGCCGCCGGGCAGATAG
- a CDS encoding methylated-DNA--[protein]-cysteine S-methyltransferase produces MAESVENRTPMTGGRRSRANERPLAERHAEVVAAACRAIEAAVEPPDLDALARAAGMSRFHFHRVFRRVTGVTPRAYVAGHRGDRVRDALRTSRTVTDAIYDAGFNSSGRFYAASSELLGMAPSTFRRGGGGETIRFAVGECSLGSILVAATEKGICTILLGDEPGRLVRELEDRFPKAELAGGEPKFESTVAQVVGLVEAPALGHDLPLDIRGTAFQQRVWQALREIPAGETVSYGRVAAAIGSPKASRAVASACAVNPLAVAIPCHRVVRSDGAVGGYRWGVERKQALLAREASSRSPGKAGR; encoded by the coding sequence ATGGCCGAATCAGTAGAGAACCGAACCCCGATGACAGGCGGCCGCCGTTCCCGGGCGAACGAACGGCCTCTCGCTGAACGCCATGCGGAGGTCGTGGCGGCGGCCTGCCGCGCGATCGAGGCTGCGGTGGAGCCCCCGGACCTCGACGCGCTGGCGCGGGCGGCCGGCATGAGCCGGTTCCATTTCCATCGGGTCTTCAGGAGAGTCACTGGCGTGACGCCAAGGGCATACGTCGCCGGCCATCGGGGCGATCGGGTCCGCGATGCGCTGCGGACCTCCCGAACCGTGACCGATGCGATCTACGACGCCGGCTTCAACTCGAGCGGCCGGTTCTACGCGGCGTCGTCCGAACTGCTCGGCATGGCGCCCTCGACGTTCCGGCGTGGCGGCGGCGGAGAGACGATCCGGTTCGCGGTGGGCGAGTGCTCCCTGGGCTCAATTCTCGTGGCGGCGACGGAGAAAGGAATCTGCACCATCCTGCTCGGCGACGAGCCTGGAAGGCTGGTGCGGGAGCTGGAGGACCGCTTCCCGAAGGCGGAACTTGCCGGGGGCGAGCCGAAGTTCGAGTCGACGGTGGCGCAGGTCGTCGGTCTGGTCGAAGCGCCGGCCCTCGGCCACGACCTGCCCCTCGACATCCGCGGGACGGCGTTCCAGCAGCGGGTCTGGCAGGCGCTCCGGGAGATCCCAGCCGGCGAGACCGTCAGCTATGGCCGGGTCGCTGCTGCGATCGGATCGCCGAAGGCTTCCCGGGCGGTCGCGAGTGCATGCGCCGTCAACCCGCTTGCCGTGGCGATTCCGTGCCACCGGGTGGTTCGCAGCGACGGCGCGGTCGGCGGCTACCGCTGGGGAGTGGAGCGCAAGCAGGCCCTGCTTGCCCGCGAGGCCTCATCTCGGTCGCCGGGGAAGGCCGGGCGCTAG
- a CDS encoding ankyrin repeat domain-containing protein codes for MRSFALAFLLAVPATATTNAPLADAAEHLDTATIERLFAASPSADAINAAQVDGMTALHWAVYHDLPDLTQRLLAAGADASAANRYGVVPLSLACANGNVEIVEALLATGADPNAVLAGGETVFMTAARTGKIEVVEALYEAGADVHFREPSRGQTALMWAAAEGNLKVVELLLEVGADPNATLDSGFTPLLFAVREGRIEVTEALLRAGVDVNAPTPAKAVKRDRPLPGGRSVRPGSTPLLVAVTNGHFELAARLLDAGADPNAAHSGYTALHMLARVRKPGAGDNNPRPDGSGSMDGLDFVRDMVEHGADLEARMTTRARLNNTSLNELGATPFVLAALVADANLMRVLADLGADPLTRTDDGSTALMAAAGLGTRSPGEDAGTEEEVLEAVRTALDMGADIDAINASGETPMHGAAYKNLPRVVHLLADSGADIEVWNQRNKYGWTPLTIARGYRFGNFKPSPVTVAAIETIMLGEGVRPPTEEEEDAKAVDIYAKPAPKPPESTPKKDEAKKPPAN; via the coding sequence TTGCGTAGCTTCGCCCTCGCGTTCCTTCTTGCGGTCCCGGCAACCGCCACCACCAACGCCCCCCTGGCCGACGCCGCCGAGCATCTCGACACCGCCACCATCGAGCGCCTCTTCGCGGCCTCGCCGTCCGCCGACGCCATCAACGCCGCCCAGGTCGACGGCATGACCGCCCTCCATTGGGCCGTCTACCACGACCTGCCCGACCTGACCCAGCGCCTGCTCGCCGCCGGTGCCGACGCCTCCGCCGCGAACCGCTACGGCGTCGTCCCGCTGTCCCTGGCCTGCGCCAACGGCAACGTCGAGATCGTCGAAGCGCTCCTGGCTACGGGCGCCGATCCCAACGCCGTGCTCGCGGGCGGCGAGACGGTGTTCATGACCGCGGCGCGGACTGGCAAGATCGAGGTCGTCGAAGCGCTCTACGAGGCCGGCGCCGACGTCCACTTCCGCGAACCGAGCCGGGGCCAGACGGCGCTCATGTGGGCGGCCGCCGAGGGCAACCTGAAAGTCGTCGAACTGCTGCTCGAGGTGGGCGCCGATCCGAACGCGACGCTCGACTCCGGCTTCACGCCGCTTCTGTTCGCGGTCCGCGAAGGCCGGATCGAGGTGACCGAGGCCCTGCTGCGCGCCGGCGTCGATGTGAACGCGCCGACGCCGGCCAAGGCGGTGAAGCGGGACCGTCCGCTGCCGGGCGGCCGCTCGGTACGACCTGGATCGACGCCGCTGCTGGTCGCGGTCACCAACGGCCACTTCGAACTGGCGGCCCGGCTTCTCGACGCGGGCGCCGACCCGAACGCGGCCCATTCCGGGTACACGGCGCTCCACATGCTGGCGCGTGTGCGCAAGCCCGGGGCCGGCGACAACAACCCGCGGCCGGACGGCTCGGGATCGATGGACGGCCTGGACTTCGTCCGCGACATGGTGGAGCACGGCGCCGATCTCGAGGCCCGGATGACGACCCGGGCCCGCCTGAACAACACGAGCCTGAACGAGCTGGGGGCGACGCCGTTCGTCCTGGCGGCGCTGGTGGCCGACGCGAACCTGATGCGGGTGCTCGCCGACCTGGGCGCCGATCCGCTGACGCGGACGGACGACGGCTCGACGGCGCTGATGGCCGCCGCCGGCCTCGGCACCCGCTCGCCCGGCGAGGACGCCGGCACCGAAGAGGAGGTGCTCGAGGCGGTCCGGACGGCGCTGGACATGGGCGCCGACATCGACGCGATCAACGCCAGCGGCGAAACGCCGATGCACGGCGCCGCCTACAAGAACCTGCCGCGGGTCGTCCACCTGCTGGCCGACAGCGGCGCCGACATCGAGGTCTGGAACCAGCGCAACAAGTACGGCTGGACGCCGCTGACGATCGCGCGCGGCTATCGCTTCGGCAACTTCAAGCCGTCACCGGTCACCGTCGCGGCAATCGAGACGATCATGCTTGGCGAAGGGGTGCGGCCGCCGACCGAAGAGGAGGAAGACGCCAAGGCGGTCGACATCTACGCGAAGCCGGCGCCTAAGCCGCCGGAGTCGACGCCGAAGAAGGACGAAGCGAAGAAGCCTCCGGCGAACTGA
- a CDS encoding DUF1552 domain-containing protein, which translates to MILTKKALPRRTFLRGMGAAIALPLLDAMVPSMTAWAKTAAKPVRRLGFVYIPMGSDITRWRPAGGGGALGELSPSLSPLEGFRKQISVISNLELKNAYPGTHATSNAAFLSAAKAKWTESTDYYLGTTVDQIAAQQMGQETQLPSLELAMDLMDMVGQCDNGYACVYQNNLSWSSPTTPLPAEAHPRIVFERLFGEGGTADERREGLQRKASLLDWVHEDITRLQGMLGPGDRVKVSEYLDSVREVERRIQKAEAQSDEGALPDVDRPVGVPAAYADHARLMFDLQVLALQADVTRVITFQLARESSNRTYPEIGVPDPHHPTSHHGNDPEKVAKLAKINQFHVSLFSYFLEKLAAVPEGDGNLLDNSLYLYGSGMGNPNVHDHVNLPIVVAGGGGGTVRGGQHIVYDQPAPMANLHLTLLDSVGVRLDSFADSTGRIDTLAEPVHLAG; encoded by the coding sequence ATGATCCTGACCAAGAAAGCGCTACCGCGCCGGACCTTCCTGCGCGGGATGGGCGCGGCGATCGCGCTGCCCCTGCTCGACGCGATGGTGCCGTCGATGACCGCCTGGGCCAAGACGGCGGCCAAGCCGGTGCGGCGGCTGGGCTTCGTCTACATCCCGATGGGCTCCGACATCACCCGCTGGCGCCCGGCCGGCGGCGGCGGGGCCCTCGGTGAACTGTCGCCGTCGCTCAGTCCGCTGGAGGGCTTCAGGAAGCAGATCTCGGTGATCAGCAACCTGGAACTGAAGAACGCCTATCCGGGGACGCACGCGACCTCGAACGCGGCGTTTCTCTCCGCGGCGAAGGCGAAGTGGACCGAGAGCACGGACTACTACCTCGGCACGACGGTCGATCAGATCGCCGCTCAGCAGATGGGCCAGGAGACCCAGTTGCCGTCGCTCGAACTGGCGATGGACCTGATGGACATGGTCGGCCAGTGCGACAACGGCTACGCCTGCGTGTACCAGAACAACCTCTCCTGGTCGTCGCCGACGACGCCGCTGCCCGCCGAGGCCCATCCCCGGATCGTGTTCGAGCGGCTGTTCGGCGAGGGCGGCACGGCGGACGAGCGGCGCGAGGGGCTCCAGCGCAAGGCCAGCCTGCTCGACTGGGTTCACGAGGACATCACCCGGCTCCAGGGCATGCTGGGCCCCGGCGACCGGGTCAAGGTCAGCGAGTACCTCGACTCGGTGCGCGAAGTCGAGCGGCGCATCCAGAAGGCGGAAGCCCAGTCCGACGAAGGCGCTCTGCCAGATGTCGATCGCCCCGTCGGCGTGCCCGCCGCGTACGCCGACCACGCCCGGCTGATGTTCGATCTCCAGGTGCTGGCGCTGCAGGCCGACGTGACCCGCGTCATCACCTTCCAGCTCGCCCGCGAGTCGAGCAACCGGACCTACCCTGAGATCGGCGTGCCGGATCCGCACCATCCGACCTCCCACCACGGCAACGATCCCGAGAAGGTGGCGAAGCTGGCGAAGATCAACCAGTTCCACGTCTCGTTGTTCTCCTACTTCCTGGAGAAGCTCGCGGCGGTGCCGGAGGGCGACGGCAACCTGCTCGACAACTCGCTCTACCTCTACGGCAGCGGCATGGGCAACCCGAACGTCCACGACCACGTGAACCTGCCGATCGTCGTCGCCGGCGGCGGGGGAGGCACCGTTCGCGGCGGTCAGCACATCGTCTACGATCAGCCGGCGCCGATGGCGAACCTGCACCTGACGCTGCTCGACAGCGTCGGCGTGCGGCTCGACTCCTTCGCGGACAGCACCGGCCGGATCGACACGTTGGCCGAGCCGGTCCACCTGGCGGGCTGA
- a CDS encoding DUF1592 domain-containing protein produces the protein MALFMAFAGAVAAVGPPATPAAAATYDADAPHRALISRHCLGCHNNRLKTAGLELDALVEQHENLDRATWEKVARKLRARQMPPPGRRRPDESAYREALSSLEGELDRIAADQPDPGRTETFRRLNRTEYHNAVRDLLALEVDVASLLPADSASFGFDNVTVGDLSPTLLERYVGAAEKISRLAVGRSYAEPVGITFRTEPDETQEKHVEGLPVGTRGGILATWNFPADGIYEFSIRLARDRNEHVEGLSEAHELELLIDREHIESFSVAPPDLMSDVALNYQPSQDDVDDHLVVRVPVTAGPHDVGVTFPARPWVLLETARQPYESHFNYYRHPRVQPAIFSVSIVGPYLPLGAGDTPSRQRIFVCQPETVAEEDPCAREILANVMRRAYRRPVTGEDVGGPFALYEQARAEHGFEAGVEMGLAAVLVSPEFLFRIERDPAGVEPGAPYRVSDVELASRLAFFLWSSIPDDELLELASAGRLSEPDVLEHQVERMLADPRAENLVTNFAAQWLHLRNLDGVTPDKRLFPDFDDNLRRAMRRETELFVGSILREDRSALDLVRADYTFLNERLAKHYGIPHVYGSRFRRVDLGDGSVRGGLLRHGSILTVTSFATRTSPVVRGNWVLGNLLGVPPPPPPPDVPDLPEAKIIAKELPMRERLSAHRDNPACAGCHRLMDPVGFALENYDAIGRWRTVDAGFPIDASGELWDGTALGGVVELEAAMLARPELFLTTLTEKLLVFGTGRGVTATDAPAVRAILRRAEADDYRLSSLIQAVVASDPFLKRRASPVPGSPL, from the coding sequence GTGGCCCTCTTCATGGCCTTCGCCGGGGCCGTTGCCGCGGTCGGGCCTCCCGCGACGCCCGCGGCGGCTGCGACCTACGACGCCGACGCGCCGCACCGCGCGCTCATCTCGCGGCACTGTCTCGGTTGCCACAACAACCGGCTGAAGACCGCCGGACTCGAGCTCGACGCTCTGGTCGAACAGCACGAGAATCTCGACCGCGCGACCTGGGAGAAGGTGGCTCGCAAGCTGCGCGCGCGCCAGATGCCGCCGCCGGGACGGCGCCGTCCGGACGAGAGCGCGTACCGTGAGGCGCTGTCCTCGCTCGAGGGCGAGCTTGACCGGATCGCCGCCGACCAGCCCGATCCGGGCCGCACGGAGACCTTCCGTCGGCTGAACCGCACCGAGTACCACAACGCTGTGCGCGATCTGCTGGCGCTGGAGGTCGACGTCGCCTCGCTGCTGCCGGCGGACTCGGCGAGCTTCGGATTCGACAACGTGACGGTCGGCGACCTCTCGCCGACCCTGCTGGAGCGCTACGTCGGCGCGGCGGAGAAGATCAGCCGGCTGGCGGTCGGCCGCTCATACGCCGAACCGGTCGGCATCACGTTCCGCACGGAGCCCGACGAGACCCAGGAGAAGCACGTCGAAGGCCTGCCGGTCGGCACCCGCGGCGGCATTCTCGCGACCTGGAACTTCCCCGCGGACGGTATCTACGAGTTCTCGATCCGTCTCGCCCGTGACCGCAACGAGCACGTCGAGGGCCTGAGCGAGGCGCACGAGCTGGAACTCCTGATCGATCGAGAGCACATCGAGTCCTTCTCCGTCGCTCCGCCGGACCTGATGAGCGACGTGGCGCTCAACTACCAGCCGTCGCAGGACGACGTCGACGATCACCTGGTCGTGCGTGTGCCGGTTACCGCTGGACCGCACGATGTCGGCGTCACCTTCCCGGCCCGGCCCTGGGTGCTGCTCGAGACGGCGCGGCAGCCCTACGAGTCGCACTTCAACTACTACCGCCACCCCCGGGTGCAGCCGGCCATCTTCTCCGTCTCGATCGTCGGGCCGTACCTGCCGCTCGGCGCCGGTGACACGCCGAGCCGGCAGCGGATCTTCGTTTGCCAGCCTGAGACGGTCGCCGAGGAGGACCCCTGCGCGCGGGAGATCCTCGCGAACGTGATGCGCCGCGCCTACCGGCGGCCGGTGACCGGCGAGGACGTCGGCGGGCCCTTCGCGCTCTACGAGCAGGCCAGGGCCGAGCACGGGTTCGAAGCAGGCGTCGAGATGGGTTTGGCGGCGGTGCTGGTCAGCCCGGAGTTCCTGTTCCGCATCGAGCGGGATCCGGCCGGCGTGGAGCCCGGGGCGCCGTACCGCGTCAGCGACGTGGAGCTCGCGTCGCGGCTCGCCTTCTTCCTGTGGAGCAGCATCCCGGACGACGAGCTCCTGGAGCTCGCGTCGGCCGGCCGACTGAGCGAGCCGGACGTGCTCGAACACCAGGTCGAGCGGATGCTCGCCGACCCGCGGGCGGAGAACCTGGTCACGAACTTCGCTGCCCAGTGGCTTCATCTGCGCAATCTGGACGGAGTCACCCCCGACAAGCGCCTGTTCCCGGACTTCGACGACAACCTGCGGCGGGCCATGCGCCGCGAGACGGAACTGTTCGTCGGCAGCATCCTGCGTGAGGACCGTAGCGCCCTCGACCTGGTGCGGGCGGACTACACGTTCCTCAACGAGCGGCTGGCCAAGCACTACGGCATTCCGCACGTCTATGGCAGCCGCTTCAGGCGGGTGGACCTCGGCGACGGCAGCGTGCGCGGCGGCCTGCTGCGCCACGGCAGCATCCTGACCGTGACCTCGTTCGCCACGCGCACGTCGCCAGTGGTGCGGGGCAACTGGGTGCTGGGCAACCTGCTGGGCGTGCCGCCGCCTCCGCCACCGCCCGACGTGCCGGACCTGCCGGAAGCGAAGATCATCGCCAAGGAACTGCCGATGCGCGAGCGGCTGTCGGCCCATCGCGACAACCCGGCCTGCGCGGGCTGCCACCGGCTGATGGATCCCGTCGGCTTCGCGCTCGAGAACTACGACGCGATCGGCCGCTGGCGGACAGTGGACGCGGGCTTCCCGATCGACGCTTCGGGCGAGCTGTGGGACGGTACCGCCCTGGGCGGTGTTGTGGAACTCGAGGCCGCGATGCTGGCGCGGCCCGAACTGTTCCTGACCACCTTGACCGAGAAGCTCCTGGTGTTCGGCACCGGCCGCGGCGTGACCGCGACCGACGCCCCCGCTGTGCGCGCGATCCTGCGCCGCGCGGAGGCCGACGACTACCGCCTTTCGTCCCTGATTCAGGCGGTCGTCGCCAGCGATCCCTTCTTGAAGAGAAGGGCCTCCCCCGTGCCGGGGAGCCCCTTGTGA
- a CDS encoding DUF1684 domain-containing protein: MTGTEHRIRALLVAAVILAQPATGEESEPAVYKRALAEWRAKRVGDLKGPDGWLNLAGLYWLKEGANGFGAAAGNDLVAPEGSAPPKLGDFVVENGTVNFRAAVGAEVFHGETPVTEILLVDDREKEATLLTSGSLAWSVIRRMDRLGVRLRDYDHPAVTAFAGIDSYTADPSWRLEARFQPYPEPRTIRVPTVVEGLGWEPTVPGTLEFEVQGQSLSLEAYRSDDEFMIVFADDTTGDTTYPAGRYLAAALPGPDGNTTLDFNKAYNPPCVFTEFATCPLATPRNRLPVAIEAGEKFTPKP; this comes from the coding sequence GTGACAGGAACCGAGCATCGGATCCGGGCGCTGCTGGTGGCCGCGGTCATCCTCGCTCAGCCGGCGACGGGCGAGGAGTCAGAGCCTGCGGTATACAAGCGCGCCCTGGCCGAATGGCGTGCCAAACGGGTGGGGGACCTCAAGGGCCCAGACGGTTGGCTCAACCTGGCGGGTCTCTACTGGCTGAAGGAAGGCGCCAACGGCTTCGGCGCCGCGGCCGGCAACGACCTCGTCGCGCCCGAAGGCTCAGCGCCTCCGAAGCTCGGCGATTTCGTGGTGGAGAACGGCACAGTCAACTTCCGGGCAGCGGTTGGAGCCGAGGTGTTCCACGGTGAAACGCCCGTCACCGAGATCCTCCTCGTCGACGATCGTGAGAAAGAGGCCACTCTCCTCACGTCCGGCTCCCTTGCCTGGTCTGTGATCCGCCGGATGGACCGACTGGGGGTGCGGTTGCGGGACTACGACCATCCCGCCGTGACGGCATTCGCGGGCATCGACTCCTATACCGCCGACCCGAGTTGGCGCCTAGAGGCCCGCTTCCAGCCCTACCCCGAACCTCGGACCATCCGGGTGCCAACCGTGGTCGAAGGACTCGGCTGGGAACCGACCGTCCCCGGCACTCTGGAGTTCGAGGTCCAAGGGCAATCGCTGTCGCTGGAGGCTTACCGATCAGACGACGAGTTCATGATCGTCTTCGCCGACGACACGACCGGAGACACGACCTACCCCGCTGGTCGCTACCTGGCCGCAGCCCTGCCCGGCCCCGACGGCAACACAACCCTGGACTTCAACAAGGCCTACAACCCACCCTGTGTCTTCACCGAGTTCGCCACTTGTCCACTAGCGACGCCACGAAATCGACTGCCCGTCGCCATAGAGGCCGGAGAGAAGTTCACGCCCAAGCCGTAG
- a CDS encoding amidohydrolase family protein, with the protein MHDIAIRNGRIIDGTGAPEFQGDIAIDGAVITRVNGGVGKARREIDAEGKLVVPGWIDIHTHFDAQVSWDPYLTPSCWNGVTTIVMGNCGVGFAPVKPKDRDWLLDLMDAVEDIPAIAMSAGMEWKWETFPEYLDAIDGKPRIMDVITQVPHCALRTYVMGERGAEDIQPTDDELAEMERLVRESIRAGAFGVSSNRLLAHRTKEGEMIPGTFARYPELEAIANGMSEAGGGVFQFVGPFEREWLLGLGRKNGITVTYLSGEAAQEGLTALEERRYKGIRVFPQIRGRGTTVLMNLEGSLHPYVLNYAYRELVGHLPRPERLERMRDPEVRAKILASDWDMTNDARRNSPEDVDHPFLVDATPGSLLPGLLELMHSQPEAVYVLGDPPNYEPDQEASVAAHARRKGLTGPEAFYDLLTEGDGSTLLLFYLDGYSKRNFDYMAGLMRHPLTCNGLSDAGAHVGAVSDAHMPSWNLAFWGRDRTRGERVELETIVHKQTGANAALYGLSDRGVLKPGKRADISVIDFDRLSSEAPYLVYDLPENAKRYMQRPQGYDATICAGEVVLENDEVTGALPGRLVRSRPAA; encoded by the coding sequence ATGCATGACATCGCCATTCGAAACGGCCGGATCATCGACGGCACCGGCGCCCCGGAGTTCCAGGGCGACATCGCCATCGACGGTGCTGTGATCACCAGGGTCAACGGGGGCGTGGGCAAGGCGCGCCGGGAGATCGACGCCGAGGGCAAGCTGGTCGTCCCGGGCTGGATCGACATCCACACCCACTTCGATGCCCAGGTGTCCTGGGACCCCTACCTGACGCCGTCCTGCTGGAACGGCGTGACGACGATCGTCATGGGCAACTGCGGCGTGGGCTTCGCGCCGGTCAAGCCGAAGGATCGCGACTGGCTGCTCGACCTGATGGACGCGGTCGAGGACATCCCGGCGATCGCGATGTCGGCGGGCATGGAGTGGAAGTGGGAGACCTTCCCCGAGTACCTCGACGCAATCGACGGCAAGCCGCGGATCATGGACGTGATCACCCAGGTGCCGCACTGCGCGCTTCGCACCTACGTCATGGGGGAGCGCGGCGCCGAGGACATCCAGCCGACGGACGACGAACTGGCCGAGATGGAGCGTCTCGTGCGCGAGAGCATCCGGGCGGGCGCTTTCGGCGTCTCGTCGAACCGGCTGCTGGCGCATCGCACGAAGGAAGGGGAGATGATCCCGGGCACCTTCGCCCGCTATCCGGAGCTCGAGGCGATCGCCAACGGCATGAGCGAGGCCGGCGGCGGCGTGTTCCAGTTCGTTGGCCCATTCGAGCGTGAGTGGTTGCTCGGCCTCGGCCGCAAGAACGGGATCACGGTGACCTATCTCTCGGGCGAGGCGGCGCAGGAAGGACTGACCGCGCTCGAGGAGCGTCGCTACAAGGGGATCCGGGTCTTCCCGCAGATCCGCGGCCGCGGCACGACGGTGCTGATGAACCTGGAGGGGTCGCTTCATCCGTACGTCCTGAACTACGCCTACCGCGAACTGGTCGGCCATCTGCCGAGGCCGGAGCGGCTCGAGCGGATGCGTGACCCGGAGGTGCGCGCCAAGATCCTCGCCAGCGATTGGGACATGACGAACGACGCCCGGCGCAACAGCCCGGAGGACGTGGACCACCCGTTCCTTGTCGACGCGACGCCGGGCAGCCTTCTGCCGGGACTGCTGGAATTGATGCACTCCCAGCCGGAGGCGGTGTACGTCCTCGGCGATCCGCCGAACTACGAGCCGGATCAGGAGGCCAGTGTCGCGGCCCATGCCAGGCGCAAGGGCCTCACGGGGCCGGAGGCGTTCTACGACCTTCTGACCGAAGGCGATGGCAGTACGTTGCTGCTGTTCTACCTGGACGGCTACTCGAAGCGGAACTTCGACTACATGGCTGGCCTGATGCGGCACCCGCTGACGTGCAATGGGTTGAGCGACGCGGGCGCGCACGTGGGCGCGGTCAGCGACGCCCACATGCCGAGCTGGAACCTTGCCTTCTGGGGACGCGACCGCACCCGTGGCGAACGGGTCGAGCTCGAGACGATCGTCCACAAGCAGACCGGCGCCAACGCGGCCCTCTACGGCCTGTCCGACCGGGGCGTCCTCAAGCCGGGCAAGCGCGCCGACATCAGCGTGATCGACTTCGACCGCCTCTCGTCCGAGGCTCCGTACCTCGTCTACGACCTGCCCGAGAACGCCAAGCGCTACATGCAACGCCCGCAGGGCTACGACGCGACGATCTGCGCCGGTGAAGTCGTGCTGGAGAACGACGAGGTGACCGGCGCCCTGCCGGGTCGGCTCGTGCGAAGTCGGCCGGCCGCGTAG